A genome region from Coffea arabica cultivar ET-39 chromosome 7e, Coffea Arabica ET-39 HiFi, whole genome shotgun sequence includes the following:
- the LOC113720196 gene encoding phosphoglucan phosphatase LSF1, chloroplastic-like isoform X2 produces MIMRMMKEKSGTCSLVLERPFSPFPVHRLFLMNDLDILFNRGRVPLATWNKNILTSNLRCSTDGGSNSGFVTFSSKYVNPRGWKILSDQNKTSYQQMLKNNGHAVPLSPLVTIFSDEESAAGEWAHGSFPLDEYVMALDRASGELYYNHSLGMRYSKITEQIYVGSCIQAEADVESLATTAGITAVLNFQSGTEAENWGISSKVINETCQRCNILMINYPIREVDSFDTRKKLPFCVGLLLRLLKKNHRVYVTCTTGFDRSPACVIAYLHWMTDTSLHAAYNFVTGLHSCKPDRAAIAWATWDLIARVESGRHDGPATHAVTFVWNGHEGEDVYLVGDFTGNWKEPIKAVHKGGPRFEVEVRLPQGKYYYKYVVSEQWRHSSSSPTERDERGNVNNVIVIGDIASVRPSAQQQKKDANIVKVIERPLTENERFMLAKAARCVAFSVCPIKLAPK; encoded by the exons ATGATTAT GAGGATGATGAAAGAGAAGTCAGGGACTTGTAGCCTTGTGCTTGAAAGGCCCTTCTCCCCTTTCCCGGTTCATCGGCTGTTTCTGATGAATGACCTTGATATCTTGTTTAATAGAGGTCGTGTGCCTCTTGCCACTTGGAACAAAAATATACTGACCTCAAACTTGCGATGCTCTACTGATGGTGGCAGCAATTCTGGGTTTGTTACATTCTCGTCCAAGTATGTAAATCCTCGTGGATGGAAGATTTTGAGCGATCAAAACAAAACTAGTTACCAACAAATGTTGAAGAACAATGGCCATGCTGTACCACTAAGTCCACTTGTCACCATTTTCTCTGATGAAGAGTCTGCAGCTGGTGAATGGGCTCATGGGAGTTTCCCATTGGACGAATATGTCATGGCATTGGACCGAGCAAGCGGGGAGCTTTACTATAATCATTCTCTTGGTATGCGTTATAGTAAG ATCACAGAGCAAATATATGTGGGATCATGTATACAAGCAGAAGCTGACGTTGAGAGTTTGGCTACCACTGCG GGGATCACTGCTGTGCTGAATTTCCAAAGTGGAACTGAAGCAGAAAATTGgggaataagttcaaaagtaatAAATGAGACATGCCAACGCTGTAATATTCTCATGATCAACTATCCCATAAG GGAGGTTGATTCTTTTGATACAAGAAAGAAGCTACCATTCTGTGTTGGTCTTCTTTTGCGCTTACTCAAGAAGAACCATCGTGTATATGTCACTTGTACTACTGGTTTTGATCGATCCCCTGCTTGTGTGATTGCATATTTGCATTGGATGACCGACACTTCCCTCCATGCAGCGTACAACTTCGTCACTGGACTGCATTCTTGCAAGCCTGACAG GGCAGCAATTGCTTGGGCAACATGGGATCTAATAGCAAGGGTGGAAAGTGGTAGACATGATGGACCTGCAACCCATGCTGTAACCTTTGTCTGGAATGGGCATGAG GGGGAGGATGTTTACTTGGTTGGAGATTTTACTGGAAACTGGAAAGAACCAATAAAGGCAGTCCATAAAGGTGGCCCAAGATTTGAAGTTGAAGTTAGACTTCCACAAGGAAA GTACTACTACAAATATGTAGTTAGCGAGCAGTGGAGGCATTCAAGTAGTTCGCCAACCGAAAGGGATGAGAGAGGGAATGTTAACAATGTAATTGTCATTGGTGACATTGCCAGTGTTAGGCCTTCAGCCCAACAACAAAAGAAG GATGCAAATATTGTGAAGGTCATCGAGAGGCCATTGACTGAAAATGAGCGGTTTATGCTCGCTAAAGCTGCTAGATGTGTTGCATTCTCCGTGTGTCCAATAAAGCTGGCCCCAAAGTAG
- the LOC113723022 gene encoding protease Do-like 1, chloroplastic, whose amino-acid sequence MAASSAHSFVTATPTNTSWLSRLSAPPSSILLKFTLSTRALYYRRSLASGTGTSSTSPLLPIVCALGSNSSSSSSYLSDESDEKSSIKKQLLDSLFVACASLALSCSLFLSDVAPASAFVSTTTPKKLQSDELATVRLFQENTPSVVYITNLAAKQDAFTLDIFEVPQGSGSGFVWDKQGHIVTNFHVIRGASDLRVTLADQSTYDAKIVGYDQDKDVAVLRINAPKDKLRPIPIGVSGDLLVGQKVFAIGNPFGLDHTLTTGVISGLRREINSAASGRPIQDVIQTDAAINPGNSGGPLLDSSGSLIGINTAIYSPSGASSGVGFSIPVDTVGGIVDQLVKFGKVTRPILGIKFAPDQSVEQLGVSGVLVLDAPPNGPAGKAGLQPTKRDSFGRLILGDIITSVNGKKVSNGSDLYRILDQCKVGEEVIVEVLRADHIEKIPVTLEPKPDDET is encoded by the exons ATGGCTGCTTCTTCTGCCCATTCATTTGTCACTGCAACGCCCACGAACACCTCGTGGCTTTCGCGCCTTTCAGCTCCTCCCAGCTCCATACTACTCAAATTCACCCTATCTACTAGGGCCCTCTATTATCGGAGAAGCCTGGCCAGTGGTACTGGTACAAGTAGTACTAGTCCTCTCCTTCCAATTGTCTGCGCTCTTGGCAGTAATTCTAGCTCGAGCTCCAGCTACCTCTCTGACGAGTCCGACGAAAAATCGAGCATCAAAAAGCAACTATTGGACTCGCTTTTTGTAGCCTGCGCTTCTCTGGCCTTATCTTGCTCCCTATTTCTCTCCGATGTTGCTCCGGCTTCAGCATTCGTAAGCACAACAACGCCCAAGAAGTTGCAAAGTGATGAGCTGGCTACAGTTCGTCTTTTTCAGGAAAATACACCTTCAGTTGTCTACATCACCAATCTCGCTGCCAA GCAGGACGCATTCACACTGGACATATTTGAGGTACCTCAAGGGTCAGGATCGGGCTTTGTGTGGGATAAGCAGGGTCACATTGTCACCAACTTTCATGTGATTCGAGGTGCATCCGATCTCAG GGTCACACTGGCAGACCAGAGCACTTACGATGCAAAAATTGTTGGGTACGACCAAGATAAAGATGTCGCTGTGCTGCGGATTAATGCTCCAAAAGACAAGCTGAGACCTATTCCAATTGGTGTGTCTGGTGACTTACTTGTTGGCCAAAAGGTCTTTGCTATTGGTAATCCT TTCGGCCTTGACCATACACTTACAACTGGTGTCATCAG TGGGCTTCGAAGAGAAATAAATTCTGCTGCTAGTGGCCGTCCAATTCAGGATGTCATCCAGACAGATGCTGCAATAAATCCTGGTAATAGCGGAGGACCACTTCTTGATAGTTCGGGAAGCCTTATTGGGATAAATACAGCTATATATTCTCCATCTGGTGCATCTTCTGGGGTTGGATTCTCAATTCCTGTTGACACT GTTGGTGGCATTGTTGATCAATTGGTGAAGTTTGGGAAAGTCACTAGACCAATTTTAGGAATCAAGTTTGCACCTGATCAGTCTGTAGAACAACTGGGAGTTAGTGGGGTGCTTGTCTTGGATGCTCCTCCAAATGGTCCAGCTGGAAAAGCA GGTCTCCAGCCAACTAAACGTGATTCTTTTGGTAGACTTATCCTGGGAGATATTATAACATCTGTTAACGGGAAAAAGGTCTCTAATGGTAGTGATTTGTACAGAATTCTTGATCAATGTAAAGTGGGCGAAGAG GTTATTGTTGAAGTGCTGCGCGCTGATCACATAGAGAAGATCCCTGTAACCCTCGAACCAAAGCCTGATGATGAGACATGA
- the LOC113722796 gene encoding carbonic anhydrase 2-like, with translation MSTASINGWSFASVSANASAHQNSLKTSSTLRPSVFAKLESSSPSLPRLIRDEPVFAAPAPVFTPNLREGMSKEEYEKAIVGLQKLLSEKGGYGPVAAAKIEQITAELQTTDTKAFDAVEKLKTGFIRFKREKYETNPALFGQLAKGQSPKYMIVACADSRVNPSLILSLQPGDAFIVRSVANLVPPYDQLKHSEFGAAIEFAVLHLKVENIVVIGHSACGGIKGLMSIPEDGTTSTDFIEDWVKIGLPARAKVKTEHGSKPLPEQIVLAEKETVNVSLGNLLTYPFVRDGLVKRTLAVKGGYYDFIQGSFELWGLEFNFSPSVSVRDVATVLHWKLY, from the exons ATGTCGACCGCTTCCATCAACGGCTGGTCCTTCGCCTCTGTCTCCGCCAACGCCTCTGCCCACCAGAATTCACTCAAAACATCATCCACATTACGACCCTCTGTTTTTGCCAAGCTTGAATCATCATCACCTTCACTGCCTCGTCTAATCAGAGACGAGCCTGTTTTTGCTGCACCAGCTCCCGTCTTCACCCCAAATTtg AGGGAAGGTATGTCAAAAGAAGAGTATGAGAAGGCCATTGTCGGACTTCAGAAGCTTCTCAG CGAAAAGGGAGGGTACGGACCCGTTGCAGCTGCAAAAATTGAGCAAATCACTGCAGAGTTGCAAACAACTGACACCAAAGCCTTCGATGCAGTCGAGAAGTTGAAAACAGGCTTCATTCGGTTCAAAAGGGAGAAATATGA GACAAATCCAGCCTTGTTCGGCCAACTTGCTAAAGGCCAGAGCCCAAAG TATATGATCGTGGCATGCGCGGACTCTCGGGTTAACCCCTCACTCATTTTGAGCCTCCAACCAGGGGACGCATTCATCGTCCGAAGTGTTGCAAATTTGGTTCCTCCATATGATCAG TTGAAGCATTCTGAATTTGGGGCTGCAATCGAATTTGCAGTTTTGCATCTCAAG GTGGAGAATATTGTGGTCATCGGGCACAGCGCCTGTGGAGGGATTAAGGGCCTGATGTCTATTCCAGAAGATGGAACCACCTCCAC TGACTTCATTGAagattgggtcaaaattggtttACCGGCGAGGGCAAAGGTGAAAACAGAACATGGCAGCAAACCTTTACCTGAGCAGATTGTACTCGCTGAAAAG GAGACTGTGAATGTATCGCTTGGAAACTTGCTAACATATCCATTTGTGAGAGATGGGTTGGTGAAGAGAACTCTAGCAGTGAAGGGTGGTTACTACGATTTTATTCAAGGATCGTTTGAGCTCTGGGGACTTGAATTCAACTTTTCTCCATCAGTATCT GTAAGGGACGTCGCTACCGTACTCCACTGGAAGCTCTACTAG
- the LOC113722821 gene encoding uncharacterized protein isoform X1, which produces MGNWWSDTKEPPPPLVLVPPLFDFPPLAARTRMLESSYNLLFGKLPLRCLFEDYFEESKHFSTRIMLKPIDDPHVDLIATVMGPLDQKPEERIVGNAQFRWQSDVDDPHTFMDLSVSNSDPTLLIRSCAYYPRMGFGAFGIFPVLLKKRVSSEDHGVMGLRYGSSNLSVGATVMPFSLGDEFPRSAWLVSKMGRLMAGVQYEPQFGSKDAARYKNLANWSCAIGYGLGSGSPLSPSFNFGLELAKNSQFIASFYQHVVVQRRVKNPLEEDEVVGITNYIDFGFELQTRVDDEKTSNSIHDSTFQVAASWQANKNFLLKGKVGPLSSSLALAFKSWWKPSFTFSISATRDRSKRETAFGFGIRVDSLREASYQRADPNFVMLTPNKEHLAEGIHWKIGKRPVLQSDVNSGNFDGIPRELRPLGKIL; this is translated from the exons ATGGGAAACTGGTGGTCGGATACCAAAGAACCACCACCGCCATTGGTGTTGGTTCCGCCGCTCTTCGATTTCCCTCCACTCGCTGCTCGTACTAG GATGCTGGAGTCATCCTACAATTTGTTGTTTGGCAAACTTCCATTGAGGTGTTTGTTTGAGGATTATTTTGAAGAGTCCAAGCATTTTAGCACCAGGATCATGCTTAAGCCCATTGATGATCCTCACGTGGATTTGATTGCTACT GTGATGGGTCCACTTGACCAGAAGCCCGAGGAAAGAATTGTTGGAAATGCCCAGTTTCGATGGCAGAG TGATGTTGACGATCCTCATACATTCATGGACCTTTCTGTATCAAATTCTGATCC GACTCTGCTAATTAGGTCGTGTGCATATTATCCTAGAATGGGTTTTGGAGCCTTTGGCATCTTCCCTGTGCTTCTGAAGAAGAG AGTATCATCGGAAGATCATGGTGTTATGGGTTTGAGATATGGCTCGTCAAATCTTTCAGTTGGAGCTACAGTTATGCCTTTTTCAT TGGGAGATGAGTTTCCAAGAAGTGCTTGGTTGGTAAGCAAGATGGGAAGGTTGATGGCAGGAGTGCAATATGAACCCCAGt TTGGAAGCAAGGATGCAGCAAGATATAAAAACTTGGCTAATTGGAGCTGTGCTATTGGTTATGGGCTAGGATCAGGCAGCCCTTTGAGTCCATCCTTCAATTTTGGTCTTGAACTAGCTAAAAATTCGCAG TTCATTGCCTCATTCTATCAACATGTGGTAGTCCAAAGACGT GTGAAAAATCCACTTGAAGAAGATGAAGTAGTTGGAATCACTAATTATATTGACTTTGGTTTTGAGTTGCAGACAAG AGTTGATGATGAGAAGACCTCCAACAGTATCCACGACTCAACTTTTCAAGTTGCTGCATCTTGGCAGGCCAACAAAAACTTTTTGCTTAAG GGGAAGGTGGGACCTCTAAGTTCATCTCTAGCTTTAGCTTTTAAGTCATGGTGGAAACCTTCTTTTACTTTCAGCATTTCAG CAACCAGAGAtcgttcaaaaagagaaacagcCTTTGGTTTTGGCATTCGTGTTGACAGTCTTAGAGAAGCGAG TTATCAGAGGGCCGATCCAAATTTTGTGATGCTGACACCAAACAAGGAGCATCTGGCGGAGGGCATACACTGGAAAATTGGGAAGAGGCCTGTGCTACAATCTGACGTAAATTCTGGGAATTTTGATGGCATACCCAGGGAACTGAGACCCTTGGGCAAAATTTTGTAA
- the LOC113722821 gene encoding uncharacterized protein isoform X2 produces the protein MLGIYGWGIVGQCRMLESSYNLLFGKLPLRCLFEDYFEESKHFSTRIMLKPIDDPHVDLIATVMGPLDQKPEERIVGNAQFRWQSDVDDPHTFMDLSVSNSDPTLLIRSCAYYPRMGFGAFGIFPVLLKKRVSSEDHGVMGLRYGSSNLSVGATVMPFSLGDEFPRSAWLVSKMGRLMAGVQYEPQFGSKDAARYKNLANWSCAIGYGLGSGSPLSPSFNFGLELAKNSQFIASFYQHVVVQRRVKNPLEEDEVVGITNYIDFGFELQTRVDDEKTSNSIHDSTFQVAASWQANKNFLLKGKVGPLSSSLALAFKSWWKPSFTFSISATRDRSKRETAFGFGIRVDSLREASYQRADPNFVMLTPNKEHLAEGIHWKIGKRPVLQSDVNSGNFDGIPRELRPLGKIL, from the exons ATGTTGGGTATCTATGGATGGGGGATTGTGGGGCAATGCAGGATGCTGGAGTCATCCTACAATTTGTTGTTTGGCAAACTTCCATTGAGGTGTTTGTTTGAGGATTATTTTGAAGAGTCCAAGCATTTTAGCACCAGGATCATGCTTAAGCCCATTGATGATCCTCACGTGGATTTGATTGCTACT GTGATGGGTCCACTTGACCAGAAGCCCGAGGAAAGAATTGTTGGAAATGCCCAGTTTCGATGGCAGAG TGATGTTGACGATCCTCATACATTCATGGACCTTTCTGTATCAAATTCTGATCC GACTCTGCTAATTAGGTCGTGTGCATATTATCCTAGAATGGGTTTTGGAGCCTTTGGCATCTTCCCTGTGCTTCTGAAGAAGAG AGTATCATCGGAAGATCATGGTGTTATGGGTTTGAGATATGGCTCGTCAAATCTTTCAGTTGGAGCTACAGTTATGCCTTTTTCAT TGGGAGATGAGTTTCCAAGAAGTGCTTGGTTGGTAAGCAAGATGGGAAGGTTGATGGCAGGAGTGCAATATGAACCCCAGt TTGGAAGCAAGGATGCAGCAAGATATAAAAACTTGGCTAATTGGAGCTGTGCTATTGGTTATGGGCTAGGATCAGGCAGCCCTTTGAGTCCATCCTTCAATTTTGGTCTTGAACTAGCTAAAAATTCGCAG TTCATTGCCTCATTCTATCAACATGTGGTAGTCCAAAGACGT GTGAAAAATCCACTTGAAGAAGATGAAGTAGTTGGAATCACTAATTATATTGACTTTGGTTTTGAGTTGCAGACAAG AGTTGATGATGAGAAGACCTCCAACAGTATCCACGACTCAACTTTTCAAGTTGCTGCATCTTGGCAGGCCAACAAAAACTTTTTGCTTAAG GGGAAGGTGGGACCTCTAAGTTCATCTCTAGCTTTAGCTTTTAAGTCATGGTGGAAACCTTCTTTTACTTTCAGCATTTCAG CAACCAGAGAtcgttcaaaaagagaaacagcCTTTGGTTTTGGCATTCGTGTTGACAGTCTTAGAGAAGCGAG TTATCAGAGGGCCGATCCAAATTTTGTGATGCTGACACCAAACAAGGAGCATCTGGCGGAGGGCATACACTGGAAAATTGGGAAGAGGCCTGTGCTACAATCTGACGTAAATTCTGGGAATTTTGATGGCATACCCAGGGAACTGAGACCCTTGGGCAAAATTTTGTAA